Proteins co-encoded in one Microbacterium hydrocarbonoxydans genomic window:
- a CDS encoding LacI family DNA-binding transcriptional regulator, giving the protein MPVSIRDVAVLAGVSVGTVSNVLNRPDEVSSESVERVTKAIDELGYVRNDAARKLRAGVSTTVGFVVLDGQNPFYNDVVRGAEDEASSHGIAILYGNTDDDPSREKVYLDLFREQQVRGLLIAPYGDVMTQLRRFRASGIATVLVDRFSADSGFSSVSVDSVAGGRLAVEHLIEGGRRRIAFVGGPFDMRQVTDRLAGARAAAENASVHVELEVVPTAAMTVDEGVAAGTRLLTRPRREWPDALFAANDLLALGLLQSLVSGGRVLVPDEIALIGFDDNPFAAAAAVPLSSIRQPSRMIGRTALRIVLEEAADPESIPRQTVFPPELIVRRSTGG; this is encoded by the coding sequence ATGCCCGTCAGCATCCGCGATGTCGCCGTCCTCGCGGGCGTCTCGGTGGGCACCGTCTCGAACGTGCTGAACCGCCCCGACGAGGTCTCCAGCGAATCCGTCGAACGCGTGACGAAGGCCATCGACGAGCTGGGCTACGTACGCAACGACGCGGCTCGCAAGCTGCGCGCCGGCGTCAGCACGACCGTCGGCTTCGTCGTGCTCGACGGGCAGAACCCGTTCTACAACGACGTGGTGCGAGGGGCCGAAGACGAGGCGTCCAGCCACGGGATCGCGATTCTCTACGGCAACACCGACGATGACCCGTCGCGCGAGAAGGTCTACCTCGATCTGTTCCGCGAGCAGCAGGTGCGCGGCCTGCTCATCGCCCCCTACGGCGATGTCATGACGCAGCTGCGCCGGTTCCGGGCGAGCGGCATCGCCACCGTGCTCGTCGACCGCTTCAGCGCCGACAGCGGATTCTCGTCGGTGTCGGTCGACAGCGTCGCCGGCGGGCGGCTCGCGGTCGAGCACCTGATCGAGGGCGGGCGGCGACGCATCGCCTTCGTCGGCGGCCCCTTCGACATGCGCCAGGTCACCGATCGTCTGGCGGGCGCGCGGGCCGCGGCAGAGAACGCCTCCGTGCATGTCGAGCTCGAGGTCGTGCCGACAGCGGCGATGACGGTCGATGAGGGGGTGGCTGCAGGCACCCGTCTGCTCACCCGACCTCGCCGCGAATGGCCCGATGCGCTCTTCGCCGCCAACGATCTGCTCGCGCTCGGGCTGCTGCAGTCGCTGGTGTCGGGCGGTCGCGTGCTCGTGCCGGACGAGATCGCGCTGATCGGCTTCGACGACAATCCGTTCGCCGCTGCCGCAGCCGTGCCGCTGTCGTCGATCCGTCAGCCCAGCCGCATGATCGGGCGCACCGCGCTGCGCATCGTGCTCGAAGAGGCGGCCGATCCCGAGAGCATCCCGCGACAGACGGTGTTCCCGCCCGAGCTGATCGTCCGGCGCTCGACCGGCGGGTGA
- a CDS encoding DUF624 domain-containing protein gives MFSYEAFMRLNLFLRAVYRVAYLNLLWVAATALGLVVFGIGPASYAVAAYLDGWFRRGETPPVTAAFIGHLRARYWPATAMGGILLAAGAIAVTNIFTGASWLLQFVNVVALVVIGIIAAYVFPVMAATDVRGIHRQIVAALLIGLGSLHWTIVATAAVVAVVWLLASFALPILVLFGIGIPAAAIGAVTRTVFGGLTAEDAPTSPPTPRETSPARLHLARGRSQ, from the coding sequence ATGTTCTCGTACGAGGCGTTCATGCGCCTGAACCTGTTCCTGCGGGCGGTCTACCGGGTCGCGTACCTGAACCTGCTCTGGGTCGCCGCGACGGCACTCGGACTCGTCGTGTTCGGCATCGGTCCCGCCTCGTACGCGGTCGCCGCCTACCTCGACGGATGGTTCCGCCGGGGCGAGACACCTCCCGTCACGGCCGCGTTCATCGGACACCTGCGCGCGCGGTACTGGCCGGCCACCGCGATGGGCGGCATCCTCCTCGCCGCAGGCGCGATCGCCGTCACCAACATCTTCACCGGCGCCAGCTGGCTGCTGCAGTTCGTCAACGTCGTGGCACTCGTCGTGATCGGCATCATCGCCGCATACGTGTTCCCCGTGATGGCGGCAACCGACGTCCGCGGCATCCATCGCCAGATCGTCGCCGCGCTGCTGATCGGCCTCGGTTCGCTGCACTGGACGATCGTCGCCACCGCCGCGGTCGTCGCGGTCGTGTGGCTGCTCGCGTCTTTCGCTCTGCCGATCCTCGTGCTCTTCGGCATCGGCATCCCCGCGGCCGCGATCGGCGCCGTCACCCGCACCGTCTTCGGCGGCCTCACCGCAGAAGACGCCCCGACCTCACCCCCTACGCCGCGCGAGACCTCGCCGGCCCGTCTGCACCTTGCGAGAGGAAGATCACAATGA
- a CDS encoding sugar ABC transporter ATP-binding protein → MVDAASARSAPPTALELHRVVKSFGPVVALRSGSLTLRPGSIHALIGENGAGKSTLVKIMAGLYRRDSGDFRLHGDEVDFTSTAQSKAAGIAVIYQEPTLFPDLSVTENIFMGRQPTGVLGRIDRKAMRTEVDQIFRRLGVTLDPDRITEGLSIADQQIIEIAKAISLDASVLIMDEPTAALSGVEVDRLFAVARSLRDEGRAILFISHRFDEVFDLCDTVTVMRDGAYIDTTPIAETTVDELVRQMVGRDVTELFPKQQTVVGEPLLEVTALTRPGVFHDISFTVRAGEIVALAGLVGAGRSEVARAVFGVDPYDSGEVRMLGAAVARRNPTAAMRSGLALVPEDRRKQGLVIDAAVGGNITLAIRRRLAKWGLITNGIENRAAKEWASRLEVKTHALDTVASTLSGGNQQKVVLAKWLATDPRVLIIDEPTRGIDVGTKSEVHRLLSQLAGEGMGILMISSELPEVLGMADRVLVMREGRITAEISRDEATSENVMFAATHSSELHA, encoded by the coding sequence GTGGTAGACGCAGCCTCCGCCCGCAGCGCTCCCCCCACCGCGCTCGAGCTGCATCGGGTCGTGAAGTCCTTCGGCCCCGTCGTCGCACTCCGCTCCGGCAGTCTGACGCTCCGCCCCGGCTCGATCCACGCCCTCATCGGCGAGAACGGCGCAGGCAAGTCCACGCTCGTGAAGATCATGGCCGGCCTGTACCGCCGCGACTCCGGCGACTTCCGCCTGCACGGCGACGAGGTCGACTTCACCAGTACGGCCCAATCGAAGGCTGCGGGCATCGCGGTCATCTATCAGGAGCCGACGCTGTTCCCCGACCTCTCGGTCACCGAGAACATCTTCATGGGGCGTCAGCCCACCGGCGTCCTCGGACGCATCGACCGCAAGGCCATGCGCACCGAGGTCGACCAGATCTTCCGCCGACTGGGCGTGACGCTCGACCCCGACCGCATCACGGAGGGGCTGTCGATCGCCGACCAGCAGATCATCGAGATCGCGAAGGCGATCTCCCTCGACGCCAGCGTGCTGATCATGGACGAGCCGACTGCCGCTCTCAGCGGCGTCGAGGTCGACCGGCTGTTCGCCGTCGCCCGGAGCCTGCGCGACGAAGGCCGCGCGATCCTCTTCATCTCCCACCGCTTCGACGAGGTGTTCGACCTGTGCGACACCGTCACGGTCATGCGAGACGGCGCCTACATCGACACCACCCCGATCGCCGAGACGACCGTCGACGAGCTGGTGCGTCAGATGGTCGGCCGCGATGTCACCGAGCTGTTCCCCAAGCAGCAGACGGTGGTCGGCGAGCCGCTGCTCGAGGTGACCGCGCTCACCCGCCCCGGCGTCTTCCACGACATCTCGTTCACGGTGCGCGCGGGTGAGATCGTCGCTCTCGCGGGCCTCGTCGGCGCAGGACGCTCTGAGGTCGCCCGCGCGGTCTTCGGAGTGGATCCGTACGACTCGGGGGAGGTGCGGATGCTCGGTGCCGCCGTCGCCCGCCGCAACCCGACCGCCGCGATGCGCAGCGGACTCGCACTCGTGCCCGAGGACCGCCGCAAGCAGGGCCTCGTGATCGACGCGGCGGTGGGCGGCAACATCACGCTCGCGATCCGTCGCCGACTCGCGAAGTGGGGCCTCATCACGAACGGCATCGAGAACCGCGCGGCGAAGGAATGGGCATCGCGCCTCGAGGTCAAGACCCACGCGCTCGACACCGTGGCATCCACCCTCTCGGGCGGCAACCAACAGAAGGTCGTGCTGGCCAAGTGGCTGGCCACCGACCCGCGCGTCCTCATCATCGACGAGCCGACGCGAGGCATCGACGTCGGCACGAAGTCCGAGGTGCACCGACTCCTCTCTCAGCTCGCGGGCGAGGGGATGGGGATCCTGATGATCTCGTCGGAGCTTCCCGAGGTGCTCGGGATGGCCGACCGCGTGCTCGTGATGCGCGAAGGCCGCATCACCGCCGAGATCTCCCGCGACGAGGCGACCAGCGAGAACGTCATGTTCGCCGCCACCCACTCATCGGAGCTGCACGCATGA
- a CDS encoding LacI family DNA-binding transcriptional regulator → MTRSARAGITDVAKLAGVSLSTVSRAMNGNPTVDPLLVERVRAAAAELGYTANPLARSLVLGQTQTVSVMIPDLANPTFQAILHGLSRAAAADGFHVLISDTAEQVADEVALATTTRRRTDGVILCAPRLPQSELSALLPTVAPAVVINRLPQIDVPTVAADYGAAMGELIAHLRELGHRRIVFLSGVVGSASGEARARAIADAAAVGDIEFIEIPAGVDFDSGAASADAVVASGATAVLAFNDLVAMGLLSAVTTRGLRVPDDLSITGFDDIPFAAYTTPPLTTAAVPAAEIGRLAWDAMHALLTGGEPVSAATFTPAVVVRASTGPAKG, encoded by the coding sequence ATGACGCGCTCCGCACGAGCAGGCATCACCGACGTCGCGAAGCTCGCGGGCGTCTCGCTCTCGACCGTCTCGCGCGCCATGAACGGGAACCCGACCGTCGACCCGCTGCTCGTCGAACGCGTGCGAGCTGCGGCGGCAGAGCTCGGCTACACGGCGAACCCCCTGGCCCGCAGTCTCGTGCTCGGCCAGACGCAGACCGTGTCGGTCATGATCCCCGATCTCGCCAACCCGACGTTCCAGGCGATCCTGCACGGACTCAGCCGCGCGGCCGCGGCCGACGGGTTCCACGTGCTCATCTCCGACACCGCCGAGCAGGTCGCCGACGAGGTCGCACTCGCCACGACGACGAGGCGCCGCACGGACGGCGTGATCCTGTGCGCTCCCCGCCTGCCGCAGAGCGAGCTCTCGGCGCTGCTGCCGACGGTCGCGCCGGCTGTCGTGATCAACCGCCTCCCGCAGATCGACGTGCCCACCGTCGCCGCCGACTACGGCGCCGCGATGGGCGAGCTGATCGCACACCTGCGTGAACTCGGACACCGCCGGATCGTGTTCCTCTCGGGAGTCGTCGGCAGCGCATCGGGCGAGGCCCGAGCGCGCGCGATCGCGGATGCCGCTGCCGTCGGCGACATCGAGTTCATCGAGATCCCCGCAGGCGTCGACTTCGACAGCGGCGCGGCCTCGGCCGACGCCGTCGTCGCGAGCGGTGCGACCGCCGTGCTGGCCTTCAACGACCTCGTCGCGATGGGTCTGCTGTCGGCGGTGACCACCCGCGGCCTGCGAGTGCCCGACGACCTGTCGATCACCGGCTTCGACGACATCCCCTTCGCGGCGTACACGACACCCCCGCTCACCACCGCGGCGGTGCCGGCCGCCGAGATCGGGCGCCTCGCCTGGGACGCGATGCACGCGCTGCTCACGGGAGGCGAACCCGTGAGCGCCGCGACCTTCACTCCGGCGGTCGTCGTGCGCGCCAGCACCGGACCCGCCAAGGGCTGA
- a CDS encoding Gfo/Idh/MocA family oxidoreductase: protein MMHDVLLVGARGYGASHLRNLERLSDRARLVAVADPAGPPAEGYGADAPAYPSLSAALSAGVRPDVVIIATPTGTHHSLALAALDAGADVYLEKPPVATMAQFLELLAAEQAAGRSVQIGFQSFGSHALADIAALGAPTSVATWATWSRDAAYWTRSAWAGKRMLDGIPIVDGVVTNPLAHAVATALRVAGARRREDVQRIELELYRANDIEADDTSSLRVTLHDGLLVTAALTLASPEQTAPVIEVRTADAEVLFGYTSDELTYPDGRVAHTGRTDLVEQLLDHREHGVALSSPLVEAGAFMAVLEAVRTAPDPVPVPASAITVVTDRTAPLATIDGIQEVVERAARSGALFSEVGAAFAR from the coding sequence ATGATGCATGACGTACTGCTCGTGGGCGCTCGGGGATACGGCGCCTCGCACCTGCGCAACCTCGAGAGACTCTCCGACCGCGCACGGCTCGTCGCCGTCGCCGACCCCGCGGGGCCGCCCGCAGAGGGATACGGGGCCGACGCGCCGGCATACCCGAGTCTGAGCGCCGCGCTCTCGGCGGGCGTGCGCCCCGATGTCGTGATCATCGCGACGCCCACCGGGACGCATCACTCCCTCGCGCTCGCCGCGCTCGATGCCGGCGCAGACGTCTACCTCGAGAAGCCCCCCGTGGCCACGATGGCTCAGTTCCTCGAACTCCTCGCCGCCGAGCAGGCCGCGGGACGCAGCGTGCAGATCGGATTCCAGAGCTTCGGGTCGCACGCGCTCGCAGACATCGCCGCGCTCGGCGCACCGACCTCGGTCGCGACCTGGGCGACCTGGTCGCGCGACGCCGCCTACTGGACGAGGTCCGCATGGGCGGGCAAGCGGATGCTGGACGGCATCCCCATCGTCGACGGCGTCGTCACCAACCCGCTCGCGCACGCCGTGGCCACCGCACTGCGCGTCGCGGGCGCCCGCCGCCGTGAAGATGTGCAGCGCATCGAGCTCGAGCTGTATCGCGCGAACGACATCGAAGCCGACGACACGTCGAGCCTGCGCGTGACCCTCCACGACGGACTCCTGGTGACCGCAGCACTCACTCTCGCGAGCCCCGAGCAGACCGCGCCCGTGATCGAGGTGAGGACGGCCGATGCCGAGGTGCTCTTCGGCTACACGTCCGACGAGCTGACCTACCCCGACGGCCGCGTCGCCCACACCGGTCGCACCGATCTCGTCGAACAGCTTCTCGACCATCGCGAGCACGGCGTCGCGCTGTCCTCGCCGTTGGTCGAGGCCGGTGCCTTCATGGCGGTGCTCGAGGCCGTGCGCACGGCCCCCGACCCCGTTCCGGTGCCGGCGTCGGCGATCACGGTCGTCACGGATCGCACAGCCCCGCTCGCCACGATCGACGGCATCCAGGAGGTCGTCGAGCGGGCCGCGCGGTCCGGCGCGCTGTTCAGCGAGGTCGGTGCCGCCTTCGCGCGGTGA
- a CDS encoding sugar ABC transporter permease produces the protein MVSVDATAGQMPATYRKRPWWQSIWRQRALYLMAIPGIAYFIVFKYVPMGGLVIAFQDYSPFRGIAGSPWVGFDHFIRFFSESTFVMLLVNTVTVSLLLLVFAFPIPIILALLLNELRSKIFQRSIQTVIYLPHFMSWVIVVSLFYVLLTTDGGSINALLESWGMQAVPFLTDPDWLRPLYTIQEIWKTAGWGTIIYLAAMTGVDMELYEAAELDGAGRWLQTWHITLPAIRPTIIVMFILAIGDFLELGFEHMFLMLNSLNREVGEIFDTYVYTAGIQNGQLSYATAVGLFKGLVGLILVIGANKLAKKLGEEGVY, from the coding sequence ATGGTGAGCGTTGACGCGACGGCAGGGCAGATGCCCGCCACGTACCGGAAACGCCCGTGGTGGCAGAGCATCTGGCGCCAGCGCGCGCTGTATCTGATGGCCATCCCCGGCATCGCGTACTTCATCGTCTTCAAGTACGTGCCGATGGGCGGCCTGGTCATCGCCTTCCAGGACTACTCGCCGTTCCGTGGCATCGCCGGAAGCCCGTGGGTGGGTTTCGACCACTTCATCCGCTTCTTCAGCGAGAGCACGTTCGTGATGCTGCTCGTCAACACGGTGACCGTGTCGCTGCTGCTGCTGGTCTTCGCGTTCCCGATCCCGATCATCCTCGCGCTGCTGCTCAACGAGCTGCGCTCCAAGATCTTCCAGCGCAGCATCCAGACCGTCATCTACCTGCCCCACTTCATGTCGTGGGTCATCGTCGTCTCGCTCTTCTACGTGCTGCTGACCACAGACGGCGGCAGCATCAACGCCCTGCTGGAGTCGTGGGGCATGCAGGCGGTGCCCTTCCTCACCGACCCCGACTGGCTGCGCCCGCTCTACACGATCCAGGAGATCTGGAAGACCGCCGGCTGGGGCACGATCATCTACCTGGCCGCGATGACCGGGGTCGACATGGAGCTGTACGAGGCCGCCGAGCTCGACGGCGCCGGACGCTGGCTGCAGACGTGGCACATCACGCTCCCGGCGATCCGCCCGACGATCATCGTGATGTTCATCCTCGCGATCGGCGACTTCCTCGAGCTCGGCTTCGAGCACATGTTCCTGATGCTGAACTCCCTCAACCGCGAGGTCGGCGAGATCTTCGACACCTATGTGTACACCGCCGGAATCCAGAACGGTCAGCTCAGCTACGCGACCGCAGTGGGCCTGTTCAAGGGTCTGGTGGGACTCATCCTCGTCATCGGCGCCAACAAGCTCGCCAAGAAGCTCGGCGAGGAGGGCGTGTACTGA
- a CDS encoding ABC transporter permease gives MSTITTAPAPAAAKKSFGGVGRAREFGILAALVLVVIAATVKNPNFLFSADGWRDLLLTPSILMLVAVGQAIVIITRNVDLSVGSVMGLTAYLTGRLFVDMPGIPIILVVIAAVLLGAFLGLVNGALVAFAKVPAMVITLGTLYAYRGINVLWTGSDRINASDMPKDFLGLGTQQILFIPVLTIIAVIVLAMAAWYLRNTRGGREYYAIGSDPSAAELYGLKVTRRVLSAFVLSGALAGLAGVFYAARYGSISSQAGSGWELDAVGAAVIGGIAITGGVGTVWGAAIGAMLLMTINRALPILGIPDFWQRAVVGVLIIGAIVLDRVLAVRQRRQLIEARDAS, from the coding sequence ATGAGCACCATCACCACCGCCCCCGCGCCCGCCGCGGCGAAGAAGTCGTTCGGCGGCGTCGGACGCGCGCGCGAGTTCGGCATCCTCGCAGCTCTCGTGCTCGTCGTGATCGCGGCGACCGTGAAGAACCCGAACTTCCTGTTCAGTGCCGACGGCTGGCGCGACCTGCTGCTCACCCCGTCGATCCTCATGCTCGTGGCGGTCGGGCAGGCGATCGTCATCATCACGCGCAACGTCGATCTGTCGGTCGGCTCGGTGATGGGCCTCACGGCCTATCTGACCGGGCGACTGTTCGTCGACATGCCGGGCATCCCGATCATCCTGGTGGTCATCGCGGCCGTGCTGCTCGGGGCGTTCCTCGGGCTCGTGAACGGCGCCCTGGTCGCATTCGCCAAGGTCCCGGCGATGGTGATCACGCTCGGCACGCTGTATGCGTATCGCGGCATCAACGTGCTCTGGACCGGCAGCGACCGCATCAACGCCTCCGACATGCCCAAGGACTTCCTCGGACTCGGCACGCAGCAGATCCTGTTCATCCCGGTTCTCACGATCATCGCGGTGATCGTGCTGGCCATGGCCGCCTGGTACCTGCGCAACACCCGCGGCGGACGCGAGTACTACGCGATCGGATCCGACCCCTCGGCCGCAGAGCTCTACGGCCTCAAGGTGACCCGCCGCGTGCTGTCGGCGTTCGTCCTCTCGGGTGCGCTGGCGGGCCTCGCCGGCGTCTTCTACGCCGCCCGATACGGCTCCATCAGCTCGCAGGCGGGAAGCGGCTGGGAACTGGATGCGGTCGGCGCCGCCGTCATCGGCGGCATCGCGATCACGGGCGGTGTCGGAACGGTCTGGGGCGCCGCCATCGGCGCGATGCTCCTGATGACGATCAATCGCGCGCTGCCGATCCTCGGCATCCCGGACTTCTGGCAGCGTGCCGTGGTCGGCGTGCTGATCATCGGGGCCATCGTGCTCGACCGGGTGCTCGCGGTCAGACAGAGACGCCAGCTCATCGAGGCGAGGGACGCATCATGA
- a CDS encoding peptidase M24 yields the protein MTSHEAVSWYLEGVRTHVSLAGPPVLAVRADSDGDTLFVADNEADRLIAEELLPSDADRIVRVPWWTPPAVAAAEDAGSASAVGESSVAAELRAARARMLPAEVSRYRSLGRDLARSVTDSLAGMGPEHAEWDAASAVAAGLVSRGIDPLVVLVTGASRVSYRHPLPTGARLGERAMIVVCGRRDGLIANATRWIGAGVDDEPIFAVERAFLDASVPGARLDEAFAAGCSAYERAGFDPGEWRRHHQGGPAGYAGRDPRATSSTRDVLVENQAFAWNPSAPGVKVEDTLLRSAEGWEVLTVDDRWPSVEFEGMRRPITKEY from the coding sequence ATGACTTCTCACGAGGCTGTGTCGTGGTACCTCGAGGGCGTGCGCACGCATGTCTCGCTGGCGGGCCCGCCGGTGCTGGCGGTGAGGGCCGATTCCGACGGCGACACCCTCTTCGTCGCAGACAACGAGGCGGATCGCCTGATCGCCGAGGAGCTGTTGCCCTCGGATGCCGATCGCATCGTGAGGGTGCCCTGGTGGACTCCGCCGGCGGTCGCGGCTGCCGAGGACGCTGGCTCGGCCTCCGCCGTCGGTGAGTCGTCGGTGGCCGCGGAGCTGCGGGCGGCACGCGCGCGGATGCTCCCCGCAGAGGTCTCGCGCTACCGCTCGCTGGGCCGTGATCTCGCTCGCTCCGTCACGGACTCCCTCGCCGGCATGGGCCCCGAGCATGCCGAGTGGGACGCGGCGTCTGCCGTCGCCGCCGGGCTCGTGTCGCGGGGCATCGATCCGCTGGTCGTGCTGGTGACCGGTGCGAGCCGTGTCTCGTATCGGCATCCGCTGCCGACCGGGGCGCGGTTGGGCGAGCGCGCCATGATCGTGGTGTGCGGCCGTCGTGACGGGCTGATCGCCAACGCCACGCGCTGGATCGGAGCCGGGGTCGACGACGAGCCGATCTTCGCCGTCGAGCGCGCGTTCCTCGACGCCTCGGTGCCGGGAGCCCGACTCGACGAGGCGTTCGCCGCCGGATGCTCCGCGTACGAGCGCGCCGGATTCGACCCGGGGGAGTGGCGGCGGCACCACCAGGGTGGGCCGGCCGGCTACGCCGGGCGGGATCCGCGCGCCACATCGTCCACTCGCGATGTGCTCGTCGAGAACCAGGCGTTCGCGTGGAACCCCTCGGCGCCGGGCGTCAAAGTCGAGGACACGCTGCTACGCAGCGCTGAGGGGTGGGAAGTGCTGACGGTCGACGATCGCTGGCCGTCGGTCGAGTTCGAGGGAATGCGGCGGCCGATCACGAAGGAGTACTGA
- a CDS encoding extracellular solute-binding protein, which produces MRNHSRLGIAVASVTVAALALTACGSSGDATGDGGGEVKPAESVTWMTMLHTPTTPEADGPIQTALEEYTGTELNFQWVPDASKDEKINAALASDTLADITSITNTTNTSVRQALRSGQFWDVEKYLEDYPNLSQIDEQTIASARIDGHLYGVPFQKPKARYGVLIRQDWLDNLGLETPHTIEELSEVAVAFATQDPDGNGQNDTTGFIDRLESFKLGFKSLAGHFGAGNNWAVTDDDEVVPSFQTDEFKQAMEWYRGLYEQGAVNGEFVTMQKQNQQDAIAQGKGGIVVTGLFEAKNYMNLALSADPNTPMAWALVNDMTFEDVPRRALSDTGGGFGGWLALSTTQVKDETELKSILAFLDKLLDEEAFALMTNGVEGEHYTVDDDGVVAITDQAKWEQEVQPYNSSRPSDIVTTFKSSAPYVDEGNEKIAENAEFAIVDPTQPLSSAAFDQSWSTIQQAANDAYNKYMVGQIDMDGYEAAIDKLGSQGLDTIIEEFTASYAESK; this is translated from the coding sequence ATGAGGAATCACTCCAGGCTCGGAATCGCCGTCGCTTCCGTCACCGTCGCAGCACTCGCGCTCACCGCGTGCGGCTCGTCGGGCGATGCGACGGGAGACGGCGGTGGCGAAGTGAAGCCCGCCGAGAGCGTCACCTGGATGACGATGCTCCACACGCCCACGACGCCCGAAGCAGACGGTCCGATCCAGACCGCCCTCGAGGAGTACACCGGCACCGAGCTCAACTTCCAGTGGGTGCCCGACGCGTCGAAGGACGAGAAGATCAACGCGGCGCTCGCGTCCGACACACTCGCCGACATCACCTCGATCACGAACACGACGAACACGTCGGTGCGCCAGGCACTCCGATCCGGTCAGTTCTGGGACGTGGAGAAGTACCTCGAGGACTACCCCAACCTGTCGCAGATCGACGAGCAGACCATCGCCTCGGCGCGCATCGACGGCCACCTGTACGGCGTGCCGTTCCAGAAGCCGAAGGCCCGCTACGGAGTGCTGATCCGCCAGGACTGGCTCGACAACCTCGGTCTCGAGACGCCGCACACCATCGAGGAGCTCAGCGAGGTGGCTGTGGCCTTCGCGACGCAGGATCCCGACGGCAACGGCCAGAACGACACCACCGGCTTCATCGATCGCCTCGAGAGCTTCAAGCTCGGCTTCAAGTCGCTGGCCGGCCACTTCGGCGCCGGCAACAACTGGGCGGTCACGGATGACGACGAGGTCGTCCCGTCGTTCCAGACCGACGAGTTCAAGCAGGCCATGGAGTGGTACCGCGGCCTGTACGAGCAGGGCGCGGTGAACGGCGAGTTCGTGACCATGCAGAAGCAGAACCAGCAGGACGCGATCGCTCAGGGCAAGGGCGGAATCGTCGTCACGGGCCTGTTCGAGGCGAAGAACTACATGAACCTCGCTCTGAGCGCGGATCCCAACACCCCCATGGCGTGGGCCCTCGTCAACGACATGACCTTCGAGGACGTGCCTCGTCGCGCCCTCTCCGACACGGGCGGCGGCTTCGGCGGCTGGCTGGCGCTGTCGACCACGCAGGTGAAGGACGAGACGGAGCTCAAGTCGATCCTCGCGTTCCTCGACAAGCTGCTCGACGAAGAGGCGTTCGCCCTCATGACCAACGGCGTCGAAGGCGAGCACTACACGGTCGACGACGACGGCGTCGTCGCGATCACGGATCAGGCCAAGTGGGAGCAGGAGGTGCAGCCGTACAACTCGTCGCGGCCGTCCGACATCGTCACGACGTTCAAGAGCTCCGCACCCTATGTCGACGAGGGCAACGAGAAGATCGCCGAGAACGCCGAGTTCGCCATCGTCGACCCGACGCAGCCGCTGAGCTCGGCGGCATTCGACCAGAGCTGGTCGACCATCCAGCAGGCGGCGAACGACGCGTACAACAAGTACATGGTCGGACAGATCGACATGGACGGCTACGAGGCCGCGATCGACAAGCTCGGCAGCCAGGGGCTCGACACGATCATCGAGGAGTTCACCGCCTCGTACGCCGAGAGCAAGTGA